Proteins found in one Choloepus didactylus isolate mChoDid1 chromosome 25, mChoDid1.pri, whole genome shotgun sequence genomic segment:
- the SLC25A42 gene encoding mitochondrial coenzyme A transporter SLC25A42 isoform X4, whose translation MGDGLKDGAVRLREETEAALSPPVSPQKGRRDVLSSLLSGALAGALAKTTVAPLDRTKIIFQVSSKRFSPKEAFRLIYHTYQTEGFLSLWRGNSATMVRVVPYAAIQFSAHEEYKRVLGRYYGLRGGALPPWPRLLAGALAGITAASLTYPLDLVRARMAVTPKEMYSNIFHVFARIYREEGLRTLYHGFAPTVLGVIPYAGLSFFTYETLKGLHREYGGGRQPSPGERMLFGACAGLLGQSASYPLDVVRRRLQTAGVTGHPRASIARTLRTIARDEGAVRGLYKGLSMNWVKGPVAVGVSFTTFDLLQILLRRLQGAAARDA comes from the exons AAGGGCCGCCGGGACGTCCTCAGCTCCCTGCTGTCCGGGGCCCTGGCCGGTGCCCTCGCCAAAACCACAGTCGCTCCCCTGGACCGGACCAAGATCATCTTCCAAG TGTCTTCCAAGAGGTTCTCTCCCAAG GAGGCCTTCCGGCTCATCTACCACACGTACCAGACCGAGGGCTTCCTCAGCCTGTGGCGCGGCAACTCGGCCACCATGGTGCGCGTGGTGCCCTACGCCGCCATCCAGTTCAGCGCGCACGAGGAGTACAAGCGCGTGCTCGGCCGCTACTACGGCCTCCGCGGGGG AGCCCTGCCGCCCTGGCCGCGGCTGCTGGCGGGCGCCCTGGCGGGGATCACGGCCGCCTCGCTCACCTACCCCCTGGACCTGGTCCGCGCGCGCATGGCCGTCACCCCGAAGGAGAT GTACAGCAACATCTTCCACGTCTTCGCGCGCATCTACCGCGAGGAGGGGCTGCGCACGCTCTACCACGGCTTCGCGCCCACCGTGCTGGGGGTGATTCCCTACGCGGGGCTCAGCTTCTTCACCTACGAGACCCTCAAGGGGCTGCACAGAG AGTACGGCGGCGGCCGGCAGCCCTCGCCGGGGGAGCGCATGCTGTTCGGGGCCTGCGCGGGGCTGCTGGGCCAGTCGGCCTCGTACCCGCTGGACGTGGTGCGGCGGCGCCTGCAGACGGCGGGCGTCACGGGCCACCCGCGTGCCTCCATCGCGCGCACGCTGCGCACCATCGCGCGGGACGAGGGCGCCGTGCGCGGCCTCTACAAGGGGCTGAGCATGAACTGGGTCAAGGGGCCCGTGGCCGTGGGCGTCAGCTTCACCACCTTCGACCTCCTGCAGATCCTGCTGCGGCGCCTGCAGGGCGCAGCCGCCCGGGACGCCTGA